A stretch of Oncorhynchus gorbuscha isolate QuinsamMale2020 ecotype Even-year linkage group LG24, OgorEven_v1.0, whole genome shotgun sequence DNA encodes these proteins:
- the LOC124013375 gene encoding zinc finger HIT domain-containing protein 3-like, whose amino-acid sequence MQICNVCSGETPKYRCPACRIRNCSLSCYKTHKANDTCQPLKQSVPPPFQDLNGAYSNAEDPWTVEDLLDDDQTDKVPLQRLRRLGKSEELRELLRNPHLSQLMSSLDAADSKADAIKTAMQEPLFVELSDQCLQIVEKNY is encoded by the coding sequence ATGCAGATCTGCAATGTGTGCAGTGGAGAGACACCCAAATACCGATGTCCGGCCTGTAGAATCAGAAACTGCTCTCTCAGTTGTTACAAGACCCACAAGGCCAATGATACCTGCCAGCCCCTAAAACAGTCAGTCCCTCCTCCCTTTCAAGACCTAAATGGAGCATACAGCAATGCAGAGGATCCCTGGACCGTTGAAGATCTCCTTGATGATGACCAGACAGATAAAGTACCACTTCAGAGGCTACGGCGATTAGGCAAGTCGGAGGAGCTGAGAGAGCTGCTCCGAAACCCACATCTCAGTCAGCTGATGAGCTCTTTGGATGCGGCCGACAGCAAAGCAGACGCCATTAAGACCGCAATGCAAGAGCCTCTGTTTGTTGAGCTTTCAGATCAATGCTTGCAGATTGTTGAGAAAAACTATTAA